GACCTGCCCCCCGGCTATCGCGGCCGGGGCGTACGCTCGCTCGGGACGTCGATCTACTACCTGCTGACGTCCGAGACCTTCTCCGAGATGCACCGGCTCCCCACCGAGGAGGTCTTCCACGTCTACCTCGGCGGCCCCGCGCGGATGCTCCAGATCGATCCCGACGGGACCCATCGCGAGATCCTCCTGGGCTCGGACGTGCTCGCCGGCCAGTCCCCGCAGGTGGTCGTCCCGCCCGACGTCTGGCAGGGGACGCTCCTGGAGCCGGGCGTCGACTTCATCCTGGTCGGCGCGACGATGGCTCCCGGTTTCGACTACGCCGACTACGAGCAGGGCAAGCGCGCCGACCTCGTCGCCCGCTTCCCCCGCTCCGCCGAGATGCTCCGCAGGCTGACGCGCGTTTGAAGGCCGCGATCCGAGGGCCGGCCGCCCTCCGGACGACGGCCTTACCGACGATTCGGCGCTGAAAGCGGCTTCGGGGTCGATCGCGGCTCCAGGCCGACGTCCCCGCCAGCCCGATGCCGAGCAGGACGAGCAACTCAGCCCGCCGTGGATGTCCGAAGGCAAGCCCGACGTAACCCTCGGCGAGGGCCGTCGCCGCATCCGCACGGGCCTGGACGACCCCGCCCCCCTGCGTCGGCCGCCGCGCGGGCCTCGGCCTGCTCAAGAACGAGTCGATCGAGATCCGACTCCGCGTCTGATGGAGAATCTTATTATATCCACATGCTTATTACCGCCTGCGCATGAAGATCACGACCAGGGGTAGTGTGAGGAAAGTGACTGCATAAGCAAGGTAAACGAGCGCAACCGTAGCCATGTTAAACGAACCCTACAGGATTGGACCGAACGC
The DNA window shown above is from Paludisphaera mucosa and carries:
- a CDS encoding cupin domain-containing protein is translated as MPTAQELIDALKLQPHPIEGGFFRETYRSAGTVPDADLPPGYRGRGVRSLGTSIYYLLTSETFSEMHRLPTEEVFHVYLGGPARMLQIDPDGTHREILLGSDVLAGQSPQVVVPPDVWQGTLLEPGVDFILVGATMAPGFDYADYEQGKRADLVARFPRSAEMLRRLTRV